Genomic DNA from Oncorhynchus clarkii lewisi isolate Uvic-CL-2024 chromosome 5, UVic_Ocla_1.0, whole genome shotgun sequence:
GAAAGTTTTAACCTTTGTGGACATGCTGTCACCGTTGTAATTGTTTTGTCGCTGGTAAGAAATATACACAATTGAGTATCTAATACAAGGATAATGAATATGGCTATGTAAACGGTAATCTATTTGAATAAATTGCaaacttgtgtaaatatttgtgtgtAGTTTACAGACTACCACCACACATCACAACTCACAACTAATATCCACAAATGTCACATTTAGTGCCTGGTCATTAGCTGACCTCGTTTCAAATGTGATGTTTAATATGTACATACCAGACTAGGCTCACGATGCTTTTGGCCATTTTCAGCAATTTAAATCTGTATGAATATGCATTTTACCAGTCTTAAATTTCAACAAAAGTGATTATATTCCAGCCATAACACACTGATAGTCACCAGTGCTGCCTGGAGGCATCTCCGAATGAATCTTACAAACAAGTTAGATTGAGGAAAATTCCCCCAGGCTTTACTCATTATTTCAGTTTTCTTGGTTTTATAAAGGGATAATACACTAGAGACATTACCCATTTATTATAGCAAACCATTCAAGGAGAGGTCTTCTGAACACCAAGCAAGCATGCTCTGCAATGGACTTAACGTTACTGTTGAATCCAGCTAATTTCCACCTATATTTAATTCATCTCGACCAGGCACTATGTGAGTCTTCATCCCACATCACGCCTACCTCCTCATCTCCAGCTGGAGAGAGCTCAGTGCTGCATGGTGATTCCATACAGTTTGACTTGGTCCCAGACATAGTGATGCATGGCTCAGTGGTCCAAGTTAGTTACCAGTGCTCCAGGGCCTGTGAGGTGGGAGTGGAGGTGATGGTCCCCACACAGACCAAGACAGGAGTGGCTGTCTTCAGGAGGAGATGGACCAACCACAGACGCCTCCATGTCCCCAGGACTCATCCAGTGAAGCTTTGGTTCCCTCCAGGCATGGCCTACAGAAAGGACCTCTTCATGAGGCGCACATTGGACATCCATAATGTGATGGTTCGAGCCTGGTTGGACCACCTTGAGCAAGGCAAAGGAGACAAAGGCCATGTGAATAGGACCAGCACATACAATGGGTCCCTGGTGAGGACGTTCAAAGTGCTTCAGGCAGTACTTCCCTCTGAGCGTCCAGCTAGACTTTATCCTGGGTGCCCCTCCTGGATGGCTGATCTTATGTGGCAGCTGACCAGAGACAGAATCCGCCAGTGCCCACATGAGTCAGGTCTGGtctcaatcaaccaatcaggtTTTGTACTATATGTGTGTGTTACAATTAGACTCACATTGCTGTCAAGTACACTTTATGATAAACAGTTTGGTGCCAGTGAATTGAGACATAGAAAGAAAAATACTGACATTATTTATTTTGTTAAAGAAGTTATTCTCAGTCCTTGTTATAGTTTTAGTGTATACTAATATTTTCTTGAATTGATTTGTAGACACTGTGGATATATTGACATTTCCAATGGTTAGCACTGGAAAGAGTTTTGGAGTGATTCGCAAGATCCACCCTTTCATCAACAGAGATCTTGAGAGAGATCGTGTCCTCACTGTGGAGCAGCCCAGGTTTGGATTTAACTTCCCTCTAAATAGTATTTATTTGCATTCATGACACATTTGCCTACGTTATCATGAGAGCTGATCCTTTGGGTAGTCTTGTGGACAACAACTGGAAGTGCACTGACAATATCACCTGGAATGACTCACATAAACATGAATAAGTATAACCAGTATAATGCCAAATTAATTATACAATATATATTATGACCTCTCTTACAAAGTGAGTTATTTTAAAGTTCAACTAAAAGGGTCCATGATTTAGCATTTTGAAAATGATAGTTTCAGTCATCTGATATTTCTGACTCCATGCACCTCCTTAGGTCAGTTACAGAAAGATCTCTGTCTGTTCAATGCTGACAGCTCATTTCACTTCCATTTTTAATTCACTTAGCATATACATTTCCATATGCTACAGTTCTTTATTGTTTACATGCTTTAAACAATGCATTGAAAGATCAGCGAACTAACCTATGTAGAAGATGATACCAGTGGGCATGCTTTATGGATGCTTAAGGATGGATGCATAATCTAAAATCTAATCAAGATATAATCACAGATTACAACTACACAAATTCATTAAATCTCCTCCCTGCGGCAGCTATGGAACAGTGACACAGAAAATGTAATGTGAAAGATCTCATTAATCTCCCTTTCCCCAGTATCACAGTGTCTATATGGGTCTTTCTGGTGCAGTGGTGTGACAAGAAACTGTGTGGAATCATCCATCATGTTGATCAGAACAGCAAATACGACACTCCTCTGATGCAGCTCACTAACACAGGTGAAGCATAGCATGGTCTCACTTGATACTTATGATGTAATGTTGGGCTGTGAATGTGATCAAGCTGCTGTGTCTTTGAGCGGTAGGTAGTGTTATGATTGGATATCAGCATGCATTATGGTAGATGTCTGTTTTAGGATTTAATAAAGTACTGTCTACTGTTTAGGAGATATCATAATTCAGGTTCGTGTGGTGTCTGGGGGAGATAAGGCATTCAGAGCCCACACAGCTCTGCCTCTCTGGACCTGGATCAGACTAGACTGCTTCATACAAGGCTCTAAGGTACCATACAATTGAATTTAATAAACTATTATTCCAATGATTGGAAATTGGATTTAtaaccagcaagatatactgaacagaaatctAAATTAAACATGCATTAATTGAAAATATTTTACTAAGTTGCATTTCATATTCATAAGAAATCAGgcaatttaaatgaattcattaggccttaatctatggatttcacatgactggccaGTGGTacaggggagccaggcccagccattcagaatgagtttttccccacaaacggcctttattacagacataaataatcCTCATCACTCACCACCCCTCAGACGTTCCCACAGGTGAAAAAGCTGGATgtcgaggtcctgggctggcgtgtttACATGTGGtcagttggacgtactgtcaaattctctaaaacgacattggaggcagcttattgtagagaaatgaacattaaattatctggcaacagctctggtggacattcctgcagacagcatgccaattgcatgcttcctcaaaacttgtgacatctgtggcattgtgttgtgtgacaaaactacacattttaaagtggcctgttattgtccccagcacaaggtgcacctgtgtaatggtcatgctgtttaatcagcttcttgatatgccacacttgtcaggtggatggatacaCTTGGTAAAGgataaatgcttactaacagggatgtaaacacatttgtacacaacctttgagataaataagctttttgtgtgtatagaAAATGTCTGTGATTTTTTATTTCAGatcatggaacatgggaccaacactttacatgttttgtttatatttttgttcagtgtacatacagCAACAACATATGCATCAGAGACACAATTGGTAGCTTAGGGTGCTACAGTTAGGAATGGGGCATATCATTAAAGTCCCATGTCAGAATCTACATCCCATCTTTTCACATCATGGTATTAATATATACGAGTTTTGGATTTATGTCTTGTGTGTCTTTCAGGTGACACTGCAAGTTAAACCTGAAATGACATCGGGAGGAATGGTGGGGAACACACACATATTTGAGTAAGGCATCAAAGCTTTTTGGATAATTACAAACTTTTTTCAGACATAAATATTTTGATATATAAACACAGAAAAGGGATTGGAGTGAACTTTGGTGTTTTTAAGACTTGCACACTTCAAACTGCACCAAAAGCCTTGAGGAGGGCTTTGCATAACTTAGTGTCAATATTTCTTTCCAATGTTGAGTGTTGAATATTTTGCAGCTTTCAGAGTGACATCCATTACAATGACACTGGTGGATACTTTGTGATTGGAGGGGGCAGGTTCATGCCAGGTTTCCATGGCTATTTTGGACCAATCAAATACTATCGTTTGGGCACAGAAAAGGTGTGTCCAAATGccttaacttttttttaaaacaattgtTCAATATGAGAAATGAAAATGTACAGAAATGTACTATATAGGCCTTACTGTACTACTGTATTAAGAGGTATATTGTTGTTACAGTTTTATGACAGTTAAATATAGTTAAATATATTACAGGTGATCAACTTCCTTTCCCCTGCCAAGACATTAGAGGGCCTGGAAAAGACTCACAGAGAGTGTGATGTTATCAGAGAAGTCACTGCAGCCTTTCTTCAGGCTGTGACACACAACCAGGAAGTCTTTATGACAGGTGAGCTCTATACTGTGTAGATTCATGTTTAGTCATCTGTGTGAGTGGTGTGCCAACACCAAATGGATCTGTGTCTTGAAGGCAAACCCTAGCACTGTGAATATGGAGTCTGGGGTAGTTTTAtgccacattattttggagaaaCCAGATCTGACTGAGTTAGATTTTTCAGGTTTGTGTCACTCTCACTACATCAGTTTATGGAGAAGGTTTGGACAGAATACATGTAGGCAGACATGGACCTGGGAAGCACAGAAGAAGCACCGTGTACTTTTCACCTTCTTAGAGACCCAGCTAAAGGACTTCACCACAGGTATATTACCTATAGGCTACCCATCTCATACAGGTGCCTTATGTACTTAAACCTACATCACCTGCAGGTAGTGTTTGACTGCACCTCACATATTATTGGTTACATTTACTGTATCTACTCCATTGATACCTGTAGGAACTAAGAACAGGAAAACACCCCTTTACCTTGGAAGCAGATTGTTTGAGCATGTAGTGAATAGACTGTCCAATAGAGGAAGCAACCAGATggactccaccaccaccacctcctccctgaTAGCCCTGCTGCAGATGTCCTCCTGCTATGGCTACCACCAGTCCTCCTTGCTGCTCTCCACCATCCACCTGGCTGGCCTGGGGGCCCCTGTGGACCAACAGCAGGTAACGACCAGTCACCTGACCTCGTCACGGGTAATACCACCTTTGTCATAAGCTGTATGTGACCCCGGACCCATGATGAGTGACCTTGTTATAACCTCTGTGTATTCCAGGGTCATGTCTACAGTCTGATTGGTGCACTGGGAGACAACCGTTTAGCCCTCATGCATTTgggctacaaacacacacaaggaaTTGACGGGTTCCCCAAAGACTTTGACATGGCTTACAGTTACTACTCCAATGTTGGGGCACAGACCAGTATTGACCAAGGCCGGGTACTGGGGAATCAGGTGAATTTATAAAAAAAGGACTTGAGGAACTTTAGTTGTACTGTTACGTTAGTATAACTGTTAACCATACATTTCCTCTCACCCCAAGCAATATATCACGGAGCACATTCTTATAAGCAACGAGGACCACCTGAACAGCCTAACTCATGAGACAGGTGACACCTTTCAGTATATCAAACTTCAAGCTGACAGAGGAGACGTTGAATCACAGGTACAGTATATATCAAAATACTTAGAAATCATTGCGCTTTTAGTCTAGACTAAAGTACTTAGAAGTGTCTTCTACGTCAAGTTAGGAATGATTCAAGGGAATAAATCTGAAAATGACACAACTTCATTTATGCAGAAACTTCTAGCAAAGCTTCTATTCTGGGGTCAAAATGGTGTCTCTAAGGACGTTGGGAGTGCAGTTAAGTGGTATGCTAAGAGtgccatggagctggaggatCCTGCTGCCATGTATGAGTACTCTATCTTATTATTTAAGGTAAGCATCATGTCTTGTGTAAGTAGGGGATATAGGACTTCAATATTGGCAgatatgtgttgtgtatgtgtagACTGATTAGAGGACTGATTGATAATGGTCTCTCCAGGGACAGGGGGTGAAGAGGAACATGACTCTGGGTCTTCAGATATTGAAGAAAGCTGCAGCCAAGGTATGTGTGCTGTAATACTCTACcttgtggtgtgtgtttatctgtgtctatgtgtgcttGCCTTTAATGTGCATCTCTGACCCCCAGGGTTCAGTCCAAGCCTTGAATGGGCTGGGATGGTATTACAGCACCATACTGAGAGACTACAAGACTGCCTACAAGTACTTTGAACAGGCTGCCCACAATGGCAGTCATGACGGCATGTTTAACCTGGGTGTGTATCACTTAAATGGGAAGAACCCACACAACCCAGAAAAGAATGAGGTAGGACCAACTTCACCCATCCTTTTTCAAATCAACTTGAGTTTTAAGTTGGAAGCCTTTTTCAGATTTATGAAGGGTCTAATACTCATTGTGTTTTCTGTACTCCCCAGACTGCTGCGTTTCATCTCTTCCTAAACTCCTCCCTCTATGGTCACGTGGACGGGGCGGTGGAGGCGGCCTGGTACCTGTCCACAGGAAACCTGGAGGGGGTCTCCCGGGACACAGAGAGGGCTGTGATGTAAGTCTCTATTCCGTTCAGCTCAGGGAGTGAAGAAAACCCCTGTATGGTCCACTGCACCAGAGGGTAGCTGCAGAAAAGTGTCATCTGACTAAATGCTGGACTAATTTAAGGACCTGTGTATTTGCATATATAAAAATAAGTGCCACTGTCACAGCGTGGCTTAGAGCGAGAGACCCTGCATAGTGCAGTTACTCGTCTTATGAATCCCCAGATGAAGCTGTTAGTGTCACAAAAATATCTTAGATCAGGGCTGATGCGTCAGAGGAAGAGTAAACCTTTAGTCACTGAGCTTATTGTAGTCCTTGGTGTTCTGTACCAAATGTGTACAgtcgtggtcaaaagttttgagaatgacacaactattaattttcacaaagtctgctgcctcagtttgtatgatggcaatttgcatatactccagaatgttatgaagagtgatcagattaattgcaattaattgcaaagtccctctttgccatgcaaatgaactgaatcccccaaaaacatttccactgcatttcagccctgccacaaaaagaccagctgacatcatctcagtgattctcttgttaacacaggtgtgagtgttgacgaggacaaggctggagatccctttgtcatgctgattgagttcgaataacagattggaagcttcaaaaggagggtggtgcttggaatcatagtttttcctctgtcagccatggttacctgcaaggaaacacgtgccatcatcattgtttgcacaaaaagggcttcacaggcaaggatattgctgccagtaagattgcacctaaatcaaccatttatcggatcatcaagaacttcaaggagagcggttcaattgttgtgaagaaggcttcagggcgcccaagaaagtccagcaagcgccaggaccgtctcctaaagttgattcagctgtgggatcggggcatcACCactacagagcttgctcaggaatggcagcaggtaggtgtgagtgcatctgcacgcacagtgaggcgaagacttttggaggatggtctgttgtcaagaagggcagcaaagaagccacttctctccaggaaaaacttcagggacagactgattttCCGCAAAAGGTAcaaggattggactgctgaggactggggtaaagtcattttctctgatgaatcccctttccgattgtttggggcatccggaaaaaagcttgtccggagaagacaagttgagcgctaccatcagtcctgtgtcatgctaaCAGTAAAgaatcctgagaccattcatgtgtggggttgcttctcagccaagggagtgggttcactcacaattttgcctaagaacacagccatgaataaagaatggtaccaacacatcctctgagagcaacttctcccaaccatccaggaacagtttggtaacGAACAACatcttttccagcatgatggagcaccttgcctgAAAGGcaaaagttaattgacagcatgccagggcagattgcagaggtcttgaaaaagaagggtcaacactgcaaatattgactcttttcatcaacttcatgtaattgtcaatgaaatcctttgacacttatgaaatgcttgtaattatacttcagtattccatagtaacatctgacaaaatatctaaagacactgaagcagcacactttgtggaaattaatatttgtgtcattctcaaaacatttggcctGTACTTTCTGTTGTTTTACGGTAGTAATGATGTCATGGTAATAACAATACTTTGTTGATGTCGTTATGTGATGAACCTCTCTGATTCAgtacatgttttatgttttatgttGTCCTGCCCTCTAGCATGCTGAAACAGATCTGTGAGCAGAATGGTTACCTGGGATACATCGTAAGAGAGGCTCTCCAAGCCTACCTCCAGGGCTTCTGGTGAGAGAAGCAAAATAGACTCTAGTTCATCAATCCAATTTCCTTCATATTCATTTGATTTGTCAAATCAAGTTACTGATgttacagtgtttgtgtgtgtgtgtatgtgtgcacgtgtgtgtacaTGGGTATGGGTTGATGTATTGTATTGTTCCTAAAGGGGCGAGGCTCTGGTCAGGTATGCCCTTGCCGCTGAAACAGGTTTGGGAGTGGCCCAGAATAATGTTGCCTACC
This window encodes:
- the LOC139409343 gene encoding protein sel-1 homolog 3 → MKVFESFNLCGHAVTVVIVLSLALCESSSHITPTSSSPAGESSVLHGDSIQFDLVPDIVMHGSVVQVSYQCSRACEVGVEVMVPTQTKTGVAVFRRRWTNHRRLHVPRTHPVKLWFPPGMAYRKDLFMRRTLDIHNVMVRAWLDHLEQGKGDKGHVNRTSTYNGSLVRTFKVLQAVLPSERPARLYPGCPSWMADLMWQLTRDRIRQCPHESDTVDILTFPMVSTGKSFGVIRKIHPFINRDLERDRVLTVEQPSITVSIWVFLVQWCDKKLCGIIHHVDQNSKYDTPLMQLTNTGDIIIQVRVVSGGDKAFRAHTALPLWTWIRLDCFIQGSKVTLQVKPEMTSGGMVGNTHIFDFQSDIHYNDTGGYFVIGGGRFMPGFHGYFGPIKYYRLGTEKVINFLSPAKTLEGLEKTHRECDVIREVTAAFLQAVTHNQEVFMTGLCHSHYISLWRRFGQNTCRQTWTWEAQKKHRVLFTFLETQLKDFTTGTKNRKTPLYLGSRLFEHVVNRLSNRGSNQMDSTTTTSSLIALLQMSSCYGYHQSSLLLSTIHLAGLGAPVDQQQGHVYSLIGALGDNRLALMHLGYKHTQGIDGFPKDFDMAYSYYSNVGAQTSIDQGRVLGNQQYITEHILISNEDHLNSLTHETGDTFQYIKLQADRGDVESQKLLAKLLFWGQNGVSKDVGSAVKWYAKSAMELEDPAAMYEYSILLFKGQGVKRNMTLGLQILKKAAAKGSVQALNGLGWYYSTILRDYKTAYKYFEQAAHNGSHDGMFNLGVYHLNGKNPHNPEKNETAAFHLFLNSSLYGHVDGAVEAAWYLSTGNLEGVSRDTERAVIMLKQICEQNGYLGYIVREALQAYLQGFWGEALVRYALAAETGLGVAQNNVAYLCEELKQSYDCQWRYYNHSTMNYAPHDSGLLKMGDYYYSSSRLGAVDQAISLYSRAALAGSSQGIYTLVVLAEEGHDVPLIIRDRLNISIHDGLDIVVERLLQRCVELDEDEDLTPCTLALLRVRMGQSWRKMTQDPIQLSLVYISVVTLIIALITVLIQSALECLQVHIPARQRRQTTDRAVDDRTGTSPVNQAEVNGNGQQDQNDPIRREDRMSRTVRMAQGLWSILLRDGQRVQQTVDLAVTVSGVCLCVLCTLILHHLL